Within the Streptosporangium album genome, the region TCGGCGAGCGTGAGCCCTTCGCGGAGGCCGATCTCACCCTTGCGGGCTCGGTGGTAAGGGCTCTGCGGGTCGGGTACGACGGCGATCAGGCGGGCGGTGTCGCCGCCCAGCGTGGCGTCTGCCGTGATCACAGACGGGACCACGTTGCTTACGTCGCCGTCGGCGAGCGCTTGTGTCCAGTTCTGGCCGCGACTCATCGCCTGTCTCCCTTCGGCGGTACGGCCTTCGCCCAGAGCGCCGCGAGGTCGGTCGGCTGCGGCGGATTGGCCGGGTCGACGGCTTCGAGGCGGGCCCGCAGCTCGCCGATTCGCTGGGAGCGGTGTTTGTCGGGCACGCCGTGTCCTACGGCGTCGATCACGGCGGATCGCACGGCGGTGACGTCGTCGAGGACGAGCACGTCGGCCAGAGCGGTCTTGGTGCGCTGCGTGCCGCCATCGATCGACCAGATCAGCGTGTGGTCGGAGGCGTCGAACTCGGCGAGGCCGGCCTCGGACTCGATCACTTCGGGACCGTCGAGTCCGAGACGGCTTTCTCTGGTCATGATCAGTCTGGTGCACAGCCCGGCGGCGATGCTCATGCCGCCGAAGCAGCCCAGCGTTCCGGCGATGACGCCGATGACGGGCTGAAGGGCGCGCAACTCCAGCAGCGCGGAGCACACCTCCGCGATCGTGGCCAGGCCCAGATTGGCCTCCTGCAGGCGTACGCCTCCGGTCTCCAACAGCAGGACCGCGACCGTCGGGGTGCCGTTGCGGTTGTCACTGGCGGCCAGGGACAGTGCGGCAGCGATCTTCGCGCCGGAGACCTCACCGATGCCACCGCCCTGAAAAGCCTGTTCGATGGCGATCACGACCGCGGGTCGCCGGTCGAGCTCTCCCTTGACCACGACAACGCCGTCATCGGACTCCGGGACGATGCCCTGGGGTTCCAGCCAGGGCGACTCGATCCGGTCGAAGGGACCACACAGCTCGCGAGCGGTGCCGTTGTCGGGCAGCGCGGTGGCGCGCGCTCGGGCGCCCAGCTCTATGAAGCTGGTGCGGGCGAGCAGCGCGGTCCAGTCCGTGTGCGTGTCCTCTGGATTCGCTGCGGAGGTCATGTCTTACTCTCCTCGATGGCTTGCCGCAGGCGCAGGGTGACCACGCCGGGTGTTGCTCCGAAGTCGTTGAGTTCGAAGCTTCCGGCGACACCGTGGCGGGCGAAGAACCGCTCCAACACGGCTCGCCACACCGTGTCGAATCCGTCAACGCTGGTGCGTACGCGCACTCGGGCGATGCCGGTCGACTCCGGGGTCATCAAGACCTCCAGATCCCCTGAGCCGACCACCCCGACGTGCGCTTGCCGGCCAGACAGCCGGCCGGCGGCGAACTCGTAGTTCAGCGTTTGCACGCGAGCACCTTCCGTTCGGCTCGGGCAACGTGCTCTGGCCACGGCACCATGTCGAGGAAGAGCGCGGCGGACAGCAGGTCGGCGCTCCCGCCCGGCGACAACCGCCGTGCTTGGAGCCGCTCGTCCAGCTCGATGAGGGTGGCATGGCCGGAGTCCGTACCTGCGCCCCCCTCGGCCAGGACACGCTCGGCACCGGACCGTACGATGCGCAGGCCTTCAAGGCCGCCACGGTGCAGGACGCAGGTGTCGTCCAGAAGGCTCATCACCTCCAGCAACGTGTCCAACCGGGCCACCTCTTCGGCAAGCCCGGCCGTCCTGGCCCGGCGCAGCCGCGGTAAGGCGACCTCGACGACGTGGGGGAAGGCGGCCTCGGCCTCGCTGCGAGCACCGCGCACCCCATATCGCTGCCGGGCCCGCTCGCCATGGGAGACCACCCCTGGTGGGACGTGCCGGTCGGGAAGGGTGGCCAGCCGAGCCGCGTGGCGGGCGGCCTCCCGCTCGTCGTCGGCGTCGGCGGCGGCGGCGACCAGCAGCCCGAGCGTCCACAGCGCCCCGCGGTGCGTGTTCACCCCCCGTGTGATCCGCAGCATGGTCGCCTCGCCCACGCGGCCGAGACGGCCCAACTCTTCTCGAAGCTCGACCCCGACGGCCATTCGCCCCGCCACGTCGGCGATGGACCAGAACGTGGGGCGTAGCGCCTCGGCCGAAGCCAGGAGAAGCGGCAGATCCATGTCGTCGTGTGCGCCGCCTCCACGGCGGTCGACCAGGCCAGGCTTGGGGCTCAGCTGTGCCTCCTCGCGGAGCGCCCGGACGGCCATGTCGGCGAGCAGGGCCGCCGACAGCTTCGACCTTCGTGCCCTTGCCGGAGGTCCGGTACTTATGACGATCATCGGCGGATCACCAGGTCCGGAACTGGGCGGGCGGATCGTACAAGCCTCCGGACCAGGCGACGAGATCTTCGATGCTGCGGGCCGCCAGCAAGGAGCGGTCCGCCTTGCGGACGTCGACCTTGAGGTCCTCGGGCAGTGCGACCAAACCTTCGCGGCGCAGCTTTTCCACGCGCCGCTCGTCCATGTTACGGCCAACCGGGGTGGCGCCTGCGACCGCGGCCACCGCGTCACGCCGATCGGCCAGGCTGGTGGCCTTGTAGAGATAGGCCACTCCCTCTTCGGTCACCACGTGGCTGACATCGTCACCGTAGATCATGATCGGTGGGATGGGCATGCCGGCGTCCTTGCCCACCTGGACGGCGTCCAGTGACTCCACGAACGCCGGAGCGCCGCCGGAGCGGAAGGTCTGCGTGATCTGCACCACGAGTTTGCGTCCCCGCAGCGCGGGGGCCTCGCCGGTCAGCAGGCTCAGCCATGCGGGGGAGGCGTGCCTGCGGCCGTGTGGATCGTGTCCCATGTTGGGCGCTCCACCGAAACCGGCCAGGCGGCCCTCGGTAACCGTCGAGGAGTTCGCGCAGGCGTCGATCTGCAGCGACGACCCGATGAACATGTCCACGGCGTACTGGCCCGCGAGCTGGCAGAGCACCCGGTTCGATCGAAGCGATCCGTCGCCACCGGTGAAGAACACGTCCGGGCGGGCGGCGACGTAGCGCTCCGTGCCGGGTTCCCCGCCGAAGCAGTGCACCGACTCAACCCAGCCGCTCTCGATGGCGGGAATGAGCGTCGGATGCGGGTTGAGCGTCCAGTGCTTGCAGATCTTCCCGCGCAGGCCCAGTTCCTCACCGTAGGTGGGCAGGATGAGTTCGATCGTCGCGGTGTCGAAGCCGATCCCGTGATTCAGCGTGGTCACCCCGTGCCGCTCGTAGATCCCGCGCAGTGCCATCATGGCCATCAAAATCTCCACCTGGCCGATGTGGCGGGGATCCCGGGTGAACAGCGGCTTCAGCGCGAACGGCTGGGGACTCTCCACGATCAGGTCCACCCAGTCGCCGGGGATGTCCACCCGGGGAACCTTGTCCACCAGTTCGTTGACCTGGACCAGTACCACACCGTCGTGGAATGCGGCCGCCTCGGCGATGGTCGGAGTGTCTTCCGTGTTGGGGCCGGTGTACAGGTTTCCCTCGCGGTCGGCCTGCTCGGCGCAGAGCAGCACGACGTCCGGAATGAGGTCGACGAACATCCGCGCGTACAACTCGACATAGGTGTGAATCGCTCCGATCTCGACCTTGCCATCGGCAAGCAACTGCGCCATGCGCACGCTTTGCTCACCGGCGTAGGCGAAATCGAGACGGCGGGCCACGCCGCGCTCGAAAACGTCCAAATGCTCACGCAGGCTGATCGAGGAAATCAACATATGCAGGTCATGCACCACATTCGGATCACATCCGGCCAACGCCCCGGCGAGGAAATCCGCCTGTTTCTGGTTGTCGCCCTCCAGGGCCACCCGGTCGCCCGGATGGAGTAACACCTGCAGGGCATCACGCATCCGTCCGGCGTCCAGCACTCGGCCCGAGGCGAAGGACCGCACCGCCTCCAACCGCTCCCGCTTCGCAGTCCGCCGCTGCGTCCAGTCCCGGGTGACCGCCTCCCCGAATGCCATCGCCTGCCCCCGATTACGTGCGTTCACTGAGGTCAGGATTCCTGGAAATATGGGGAAATTAACTCAAACAGAGCTAAAATAGTGCAGCGGGTAGTCGGGGTCTGAGAACAACGGACGCCAAAGCGGCGACAAAAAATTCCGTTTGCCGGGTGTCGCCGCCATGGGCGGCCCGCCCGTGGCGATGCTCCACGTCTATCTCGACGAGCTTGCGGTCCAGCGTCGAGCCGACGGTGGTCCGCACCGGGTAGGGGCTGGGCAGCGCTTGTTCGTAGACGGCGTTGTAGGCGTCGTAGTCGCGGTGCAGGTCGGCGAGGTGCGTTGTCACCTTAACGACGTCGGAGAAATCGAGGCCTTGCGCGGCGAGCAGGGCGCTGAGGTTTCGCAGTACCTGTTGTGTCTGCTCGGTGATGGTGTCACCGACGACCTCCCCGGTGGCGGGGTCGTGCGGTCCCGTGCCGGCGGTGTAGAGAAACCCGTTGGCGATGATGGCCTGCGAGTACGCGCCCCCTGGCGCGGGTGCGCCGCTGGTGCGGATCTGTTCTCTAGTCATGGCTTCCTGTCCAGAAAGGGTGGACATCACTATCGTGAGCTGGGCCGCCTATCGTACGGAGCAGATTGCGGATCCGATTACCGACGTCACCGTATCTGGATGCGATATCAAGGTCAGGTGGGAGCCGCCGTGGAACTCGGTGATTTTCGAGTGCGCCCGGTGGGCCATGGACAGCTCTGAGGACGGGGTGATGATCCGGTCGCCGGTGCTGATGAAGTACCAGGAGGGGATCGTCTTCCACGCTGCGGCCTTCGACGGTGTCGTGAACGCGCTGGTCGAGGCGGGTCGCTGAGAGGCCCACAGGCGGATGGCGGTGTTCTGGGGTAGGTCCGAGGCAAATGAACGGACAAAGGTGTTCTGCTTGAGGTAGAGGTCTGTCGCTCCCTTGGGTGCTCCCGGGTAGGGCACCATGTCGTAGAGGGACTGAGGATTTTTGTTGAGGGCGGAGTCGGAGCCGCTGAGCCGGCCGGTGGTCTCACCGACATCGGGCGCCGCAGCGTCGACGTACACGAGGGCCTTGACGTTCGGAATGCCCGCAGCGGCGTTCGTGATCACAGAGCCTCCGTAGGAGTGTCCGGCGAGCACGATCGGGCCGGAAATGGTCTTCAGGAAGTCGGCGACGGACGCAGCGTCGGTGGTGAGGTTCCGGAGCGGATTCGCTATGGCCCGCACGACATAACCTGCTCGTTGCAGAGAGTCCACCTCGCCGTTCCAGCTCGAAGTGTCGGCCCAGGCGCCGTGCACCAGGACGACCGTGGGCTTGGAGCGGCCCGGCGATTGACAGGGCAACGGCCGGCTCGTGAGTGTGGATGACGCACGCGTCGCCGTAGCCGCCGGGGCGTTGGTCATCGACAACGCCACCGCCGACGTGGCGATCACTACTGCGGGTGCGATCACCTTGAGCCGTCGCCCGGTGTGTGCAGGTTTCATCGAAAACCTCCAGCGTGGAGACCCCGGGCTTTGGCCCTGGGGAGGAAACGCGGCACGGTGCCGCACGGTTTAAATCGAACATGCGCGCGATTTTTAGCTGATCGTTCGGTACGATGCGAGGCGTGGCGCAGATCGTGAAGCGGGCGTTCAAGTTCCGCTTCTACCCGACCCCCGAGCAGGCTGATGAGCTTGCCCGGACGTTCGGCTGCGTCCGCCTCGTCTACAACAAGGCCCTGCAGGAGCGGACCCGCGCCTACCGGTCGGAAGGCCGCAAGGTCTCCTACGTGGAATCGTCGGCCGCGCTGACGGAGTGGAAACGCACCGAGGAGCTGGATTTCCTGGCCGAGGTGTCGTCGGTGCCGTTGCAGCAGGCGTTGCGGCACCTGCAGACGGCGTTTGCGAACTTCTTCGCCCAGCGGGCCGGGTACCCGGCGTTCAAGTCCCGGAAGAAGTCCCGGCTGTCGGCCGAGTACACCCGCTCGGCGTTCCGCTACCACGACGGGCGGCTCACCCTGGCGAAGATGGACGCCCCGCTGAACATCGTGTGGTCGCGCCCGCTGCCCGAGGGGGCCGATCCGTCCACGGTGACCGTGTCGAAGGACGCGGCCGGGCGCTGGTCGGTGTCGATCCTGTGTGAGGACACCGTCCGGCCTCTGGACCCGACCTCGGACATGGTCGGGGTGGACGCCGGGATCACCGCGCTGGTCACCCTGTCGCGTCCGATTCCGGGCGTGACCGACGACGACGGCAAGGTCACCAACCCCCGCCACGAACGCGCCGACCGCAGGAGACTCGCCCGCGCGCAGCGGATACCGGCCCGCAAGGAGAAGGGGTCGGCGAATCGGGACAGGGCGAGGGTGAAGGTCGCCCGGGTGCATGCCCGGATCACCGACCGTCGCCGCGATGTCCTGCACAAGCTCACCACCGCGATCGTCCGCGAGAACCAAGTGGTCGTGATCGAGGATCTCACCGTGCGTAACCTGGTGAAAAACCACAGCCTGGCCCGCGCGATCTCCGATGCGAGCTGGCGGCAGATGCGCACCATGCTGGAGTACAAGGCGCAGTGGTACGGGCGGGAGCTGCTGGTGGTGGACCGGTGGTTTCCCTCCTCGAAGCTGTGCTCGGCGTGCGGCGCGCTCCAGCGGTTCATGCCGCTGAACGTCCGCGACTGGGTGTGCGCCTGTGGCGTGGTCCATGACCGTGATGTGAACGCCGCGAAGAACATCCTCGCCGCCGGGCTGGCGGAGAGGTGAAACGCCTGTGGAGCCGGTGTAAGACCTCAAGGGCGCAGGCCCGGCGGGCGACTGGCGGTGAAGCAGGAAACTCCACCCGTGAGGGTGGGAATCCTCCGGCTTCAGCCGTGGGGAGGAAGTCAATTCTTCTCCTTTGGTCTGACAGGTGCTCTTCAGATCTCCGGTGAGTGGGGATGGCTGGGCCGGACCGGTTGCTCATAGCGGGCCGGCAGGATCGGGAAACGGAGGCCGAGGACGAGAGGAGCCTCGAGTTGGAGATGTTTGAGTGGTTCCTGCTTGCGGCCAGCGGCTCTCGTCGCGGGTCTCACCTTCGAGTTTCCTCTCCAGAAAGTCGTAATCCTCCATACTGGGGGTATTAGCCAGCCGAAATCGTCGGCCTGCTTGGTGCCGTCGGCGATCCGGGCATGCCGGACCAGGTGCCGCTCCGGCTGTGAGGTCGCCCATCGCCGATCTGTGGGCGCGTTATGGCGCAGATGAGCCGGGAGCCGGCACTGGAGGTCGAAGGGGATGGCAGGGAGACCGGGCTCGGTCGGCAGCGCTTCACGCGCCGTGGCAATCGCCAACGGGGGCCGGACTTTGAGCCGGAGCCACTTTTGCACAGCCATGAACAGGCCGGTAGCACCGGGGTATCACAACGCAGAGTAGTCTTCCATGCATATGGTGCGTGGACGCGCCTCCGCCGGGCCCGGGCCAAATCGGGACGGCGCCGACGACCTCGGCGCATGGTTGGTCTCGAATACGAGACACATGAGGAGGGGGCCGCGATGACGGAGTCCGGCCAAGGGGCGGTTCCGCAGGCGGTGCTGAGCCCGCTGACGAGGGCGGCGATCTTCCTGGTGATGACGGTCGATCCGGGCGGTGAGTCCGTCGCGCGGGAGTTGCTGTCCAACGTGTCGGGGTTGCAGCGGGCCGTAGGTTTCCGGGTGCCGGAGGGCAGGCTGAGCTGTGTCGCCGCGATCGGGTCGCAGGCCTGGGACCGGCTGTTCAGCGGGCCGCGTCCGGCCGAGCTGCATCCTTTCCGTGAACTGGTCGGTCCCGTGCACCGGGCGGTGTCCACGCCCGGTGACCTGCTGTTCCACATCCGGGCACAGCGGCTGGACCTGTGCTTCGGGCTGGCCTCGGAGATCATGGAGCGGCTGTACGGCGCGGTGACGGTCCAAGACGAGGTGCATGGATTCAAGTACTTCGACGTACGAGACCTGCTCGGTTTCGTCGACGGAACCGAGAACCCGGTCGGCCCGGCGGCGAACGCGGCGGTCCTGATCGGCGGCGAGGACCCCGGCTTCGCCGGTGGCAGCTACGTGATCGTGCAGAAGTACCTGCACGATCTGCGGGCGTGGAACGCCTTGTCCGTCGAAGCCCAGGAGAGGGTGATCGGACGCACGAAGCTGTCCGATATCGAACTGGACGACGCCGTCAAACCGGCCGACTCGCACGTCGCGCTGACCACGATCGTCGACCCCGATGGCACCGAGCGGCAGATCTTGCGGGACAACATGCCCTTCGGCGCTGTCGGGCGCGGTGAGTTCGGCACGTACTTCATCGGCTACGCGCGCACACCGGCGGTCACCGAGCGGATGCTGGAGCGGATGTTCCTGGGTGATCCGCCGGCGAGCCACGACCGGATCCTGGACTTTTCCATCCCCGTGACCGGCACCTTGTTCTTCGTCCCGGACGCCGACTTCCTCGACGACCTGCCTGACCCGCCAGGCGCCACGGCCGAGTCCACGAGCGGAGCCGACACGGCAGCCGACACCCGGGCCCCGTCTGAGGGTTCCCTGAGGATCGGCGATCTGAAAGGGAGCACCGCCCGATGAACAACCTGCACCGCGAACTGGCGCCGATCTCCGCTGCCGCGTGGGCCGACCTTGAGAAAGAGGCCCGGCGCACCTTCGAGCGCCACGTGGCCGGCCGCCGCATCGTCGACGTTCCCGCCCCTGGAGGCGCCCAGCTGTCGTCGGTCGCGACCGGGCACCTGGAGGCGGTCACCGCTCCCGCCGAGGGCGTCGTCGCCCGCACGCGCCGCCTTCAGCCCATCGTCGAACTGCGCGTGCCGTTCACCGTCGACCGGCAGCAGGTCGACGACGTCGAGCGCGGCGCCAAGGACACCGACTGGCAGCCGGTCAAGGACGCCGCCCGCCAGATCGCCTTCGCAGAAGACCGCGCGATCTTCGAAGGGTACGCCGCGGCCGACATCACCGGCATCCGCGACAGCTCCTCCAACCCGGCGATCACGCTACCCGCCGAGGTGCGAGACTACCCCGACGCCATCAGCCAGGCCGTGACCGCGCTCCGGCTGGCGGGCGTCGACGGCCCGTACACATTGGCTCTCAGCGCCGACACCTACACCGCTGTGAGCGAGACCTCTGATCACGGCTATCCGATCCACCAGCACATCGCCCGCCTGCTGGACGGCGACATCATCTGGGCACCCGCCATCAACGGGGCCTTCCTGCTGTCCACCCGCGGCGGCGACTTCGAACTGCGCATCGGCCAGGACCTGTCCATCGGCTACCTGTCCCACGACGCCACGAGCATCCAGCTGTACTTCCAGGAAACGCTGACCTTCCTCGCGTACACCGGCGAGGCCGTGGTGACGCTCACGGTACCGCCCCGGCCCGCCGGTTGAAATGGGCGGCGGGCTCGGCGGTCATGCATGGCTACCTGGCATGACCGGCATACCTCTCGCGTGGCTGGTGATGTAGAGGCGGCGAAGAGGAGTCGACGGCGCTGCCCCAGCACGGTCGACATCAACGCAGGTGGCACCGTGTCGAAGCGTATGGCCAGGAACTCCTCGCACAGTACGGCTGGCAGCAGGTGGCGCAACCGCATGGGCGCACGCTCAAGCCTGCGGGTGTCATGACTTCGGTGTGGCGGTTCCTGATCGGGCCGCCTCTGCGGGTGCGGGAGGTGTCCAAGGAGCAGATCACTCCGGCGGAGGGGCTGTCCGCGCTGTCGCTGGACGCTCTCACGTCGGTCGCGTACGGGCCGGAGGCGTGCCGGGGACGTGGTCGCGAGGTTGGCCGGCCTCGTAGAGTGTCCCGGGTGAGGAGACATATCGCGTTCGAGCGCTTGCATAATTTCCGGGATCTGGGCGGTTACCGCACCGAGGACGGCCGTACGGTGCGGTGGGGCCGCCTGTATCGATCTGACTCGCTGTCCAAGCTGCGAGGCGAGGATTGGAGCCGTTTTCTCGACCTGGGCGTGCGGACGGTGATCGACCTGCGCTATCCGTGGGAGATCGCCGCCAAGGGGCGTGTCCCGCACGACGACGGACTCGCCTACCACAATCTCAGCATCGAACACCGCCCTTACGACCAGGCCGGACTCTCCTCGGACATCGAGACCGCGCGCTTCCTCGCCGACCGGTACGCAGAGGTCGCTCTTGACGGGGTCGGGGAACTACGGCAGGCGTTGGAGGTCATCGCCTCGGATGACAGCGCGCCGTTGGTCATCCACTGCGCCTCGGGCAAGGACCGCACCGGAATGCTCGCCGCGCTCGTCCTGTCCCTGCTGGGGGTGGATGAGGACACCGTCATCGCTGACTTCGCGCTCACCGGGCTGGCCACCGACCGGCTCATCGCCGACTGGCACGCCGTCAACCCCGGCCGGACGTTGACGTGGCCCGGTTATGGTCAGGCGCCGGCCGAGATCATGCGTCTCTTCCTGGCGGACCTGGCCATCGACCACGGTTCCGTACGCGACTACGCCGTCACGCAGTTGGGCGTCGACGATGAACTGATCGTGGCGTTGCGCGGACACCTCCTGAGCGCGTGATCCGCGTGCCTTCGAGCCTGCGGGCGAGGCCGTAGACGGACATCGCGTTCATGTTCTTGGTGCGGCCGTAGCAGGCGAACGGGCGGAGACTCGGGATGCGCCCGAGGTCGCGTCCGGTCGCGCAGGCCAGGTCGCCGACCTCCGCGATCACGGCCGCGTTAATTGGGCTTGCCTCGGAGTCCGTCAGCGGAACTGGTGGAAGAACGCGCGGACGTCGTCGGTGAACAGGTCGGGTTCTTCCATCGCGGCGAAGTGGCCACCTCGGTCGAACTCCGACCAGTGGACGATGTTGTTGTCGCGTTCGGCGAGTCGCCGGACAGGGCGGGCCAGGTCGGCGGCGAAGACCGCCACTGCGGTGGGCGTTGCCAACGGCTCGGTGCGCGGTGGTTGGGAGGGATGGAAGGCCTCCCAATAGTGTCGGGCCGATGACCCGGCGGTCGCGGTAAGCCAGTAGAGCATCACGTTGGTCAGGAGCCGGTCGCGGGAGACCGCGTCCTCGGGCACGTCGGCGCAGTCCGTCCACTCCTTGAACTTCTCGACGATCCAGGCGAGCTGCCCGACCGGGGAGTCGGTGAGCGCGTAGGCCAGTGTCTGCGGCCGGGTGCCTTGGATCTTCGCGTAGCCCGACATCTCCGGTTCCGCGCTGATCAGCCGGTCAAGCCGTGCTTTGTCATCATCGGTGAGTCCAGCGGCCTCGGCAGGGTCGCTGGGAGGCGGCGTCAGCAGGGTGTTGAGGTGGACTCCGACGACATGGTCGGTGTCGATGGCGGCCAACTCCCGGGTGATCGCGTGGCCCCAGTCGCCGCCCTGCGCGCCGTAGCGGTGGTAACCCAGGCGCCGCATCAGCTCGGCCCAGGCCTTGGCGATCCGGTGCACATCCCAGCCGCCTTCGTGGGTCGGCCCGGACAGTCCGTATCCCGGGATGGAGGGGATCACCAGGTGGAAGGCGTCGGCCGGGTCGCCACCGTGAGCCCGGGGGTCGGTCAGGGGTCCGATGACGTCGAGGAACTCCACGATGGATCCGGGCCAGCCGTGGGTGATCAGCAGTGGCAGCGCATCGGTCTGGGCGGAACGGATGTGCAGGAAGTGGACGTTGGTGTTGTCGATCGTGGTCGTGAACTGTGGGAACCGGTTGAGATGTGCCTCGTGTTCCCGCCAGTCGTAGACGGTGCGCCAGTATGCGGTCAGCTCCTTGAGGTAGGCCATCGACACGCCCTGGGACCAGTCGGCGCCGGCTGGCTCATCCGGCCATCTGGTTGCGGCCAGGCGGTCGGCCAAGTCGTCCAGGTCGGCCTGCGGGATGTCGAGGATGAAAGGGCGGACGGCGGTCTCGGCGCGCTCGCTCATCCCGCGCCCTCGCCTTCAGGGGCGCCGGCGAGCGTGCGTGCGGCCGCCACGTCGTTCTCGTCCCAGCCCCAGTGGCCGTTGTGCTGGTGCTCCTTGGCCTGTTCGTCGATCCATCGACTGTGGGCCTCCCACGCCGCCTGCTTGCTGGTTCCCAGCGCGGCACCGATCTGCGACCACGAAGCACCGGCTTGGCGGGCGGAGCGCACGGAGAGCTGACGTCCGTAGCCCGCCTTCCGTGCGATCACCTCACCCAGCGCGAGAAGCTCCAGCGCCTCGCCCCGTGTCAGGGGCTCCGCTCCGGGATCAGGCGGCGTGAGCGCGGAGTCGTCCTCATCGGCCGGTGACGCCAGGGCATCACGGGCACGTAGCGCGTCATAGCGCGCGGCTGCGGTCAGCAGCGTGAACTGGCGTTCAAGCTCGTCGGGAGTAGACATCGCTCGAGTATTTCGTCAGATCAACTTGACGTCAAGCCTTCTTGACGTCAAGTTGATCTGACTTCGACTTGCGGGTCTCCTGTAGTCAGCTGTTTGTGAGCTGCGCCGACCGGCGCTGCAACCAGTCCAGCGGCTTGGTCAACCCGCGCCGTCGCGCCATGCCCCGCGTCGGCCCGGTACGGCGACGGTCGAACGCGACGATGTCAGTTCCCTGGCGTGCCTTCGTCGATGGTCCAGTGAACGCCGTGGGGGAGGAGGGAGTCCAGGAAGCCGGCAGGGTCGTAGGCCTGACCGGGAGCGAGCACGCCCGGCTTGGCCGAGTCGATGACCAGACGGCGGACGCTCTCGACGGCGATCACCGCGGTGGTGCCGTAGGTATCGGGCCCCTCCACCACCCCACGGGCCTGGCGGCCGTCGACGGCGGTGGCGTCGATCACGTAGGTGAACCGCTGGGTGCGGCGGCTGTCCTCGGTGGGGCCCTCGGGCAGCCCGGCGATGATCGCCGGGGTGATATGGAGGGCTCGCTGGACACCCGGGTGCCACCGGAGGTGGCCGAGCACCTGCTGCCCGTTCTGCGGGAGACCCTGTACGACCTGTGGGCTATGTGTGCCCCGCCGCAGGTAGGCCTTCCTCTACCTGGAGCCGGAAGGTGATC harbors:
- a CDS encoding epoxide hydrolase family protein; amino-acid sequence: MSERAETAVRPFILDIPQADLDDLADRLAATRWPDEPAGADWSQGVSMAYLKELTAYWRTVYDWREHEAHLNRFPQFTTTIDNTNVHFLHIRSAQTDALPLLITHGWPGSIVEFLDVIGPLTDPRAHGGDPADAFHLVIPSIPGYGLSGPTHEGGWDVHRIAKAWAELMRRLGYHRYGAQGGDWGHAITRELAAIDTDHVVGVHLNTLLTPPPSDPAEAAGLTDDDKARLDRLISAEPEMSGYAKIQGTRPQTLAYALTDSPVGQLAWIVEKFKEWTDCADVPEDAVSRDRLLTNVMLYWLTATAGSSARHYWEAFHPSQPPRTEPLATPTAVAVFAADLARPVRRLAERDNNIVHWSEFDRGGHFAAMEEPDLFTDDVRAFFHQFR